Within the Flavobacterium sp. N502536 genome, the region ACTCTAACATGTTGCTCTTCTTCTCTAAAACTAAACCTACTTTGATATCCGAACTTTGAAATTCGTCGTAATCAAAGTTCGCAAAGAACGTGTTACTTATTTGATACTCAAAATGGTGTTTTCCTAGTTTTAATCCTACGAAAGGAATTAAAAAATCTTTTGTTTTGCTCATTTCAACATCAATTTGACCAATCCGTATCTAAAACTCAGATACCTGAATTGGGGTGCAAAGATATAAAATTATTATAAAACTAATAATCTTATTCACCTTTTTTTGTTTATAACTGTTTTTCTTTTATTTTGAGTGGTTTTTCAGTAATCTCCTCATACTGATTACGCGAGCGAAAAATATCTATTCCGAGATAAACTGCTTCTTTAAACGAGTTAAAATCAGCCATGTCTTTTCCGGCAATATCATAAGCCGTACCGTGGTCTGGCGAGGTTCTCACCTTATTTAAACCCGCTGTATAATTCACTCCTTTTCCAAATGATAATGTTTTAAACGGAATCAATCCCTGATCGTGATAAGTCGCTACAATCGCATCGTACTTTTCATACTGACCGCTTCCAAAAAAACCATCTGCCGAAAACGGACCAAAAACCATCGTTCCTTTTTCAAAAATTTTCTTCAGGGTTGGTTTTAAAATCAAATCCTCTTCTTTACCAATCACTCCTCCATCACCACTGTGCGGATTCAATCCTAAAACAGCTATTTTTGGCTTCACTATACTAAAATCCTGAATCAGAGATTTTCGGATCGTTTCAATCTTTCTGGTGATCAGCTCTTCGGTCAAATGCGAAGAAACCTCACTCAACGGTACGTGATCCGTTAGCAAACCTACCCTCAAATTGTCCTGAACCATCATCATTAAGGCATTTCCATCTAACTCCTGATCTAAATAATCGGTATGTCCCGGAAATTTAAAATCTTCCGACTGAATGTTGTATTTATTGATTGGTGCTGTTACCAGAACATCTATCAAACCTTCTTTTAACGCTTTGGTAGCCGCAACAAATGATTTAATCGCATATTGGCCAATTTTTTCATCATTTTTACCCAGATTGATATCCACTCCTTCTTTCCAAAGGTTAAAAACATTGACTTTTCCAGGCAAAATCTGCTCTAACTTATCCACACCATGAAACTGAACTGAAGATGTAAAGCTCTTTTTAACAAAAGAAAGTATTTTAGCGTTTGCAAAAATAACTGGCGTACACATCTCCAACATACGGGAATCT harbors:
- the pdxA gene encoding 4-hydroxythreonine-4-phosphate dehydrogenase PdxA, with product MNKKAENIIVGISIGDLNGIGSEVILKTFEDSRMLEMCTPVIFANAKILSFVKKSFTSSVQFHGVDKLEQILPGKVNVFNLWKEGVDINLGKNDEKIGQYAIKSFVAATKALKEGLIDVLVTAPINKYNIQSEDFKFPGHTDYLDQELDGNALMMMVQDNLRVGLLTDHVPLSEVSSHLTEELITRKIETIRKSLIQDFSIVKPKIAVLGLNPHSGDGGVIGKEEDLILKPTLKKIFEKGTMVFGPFSADGFFGSGQYEKYDAIVATYHDQGLIPFKTLSFGKGVNYTAGLNKVRTSPDHGTAYDIAGKDMADFNSFKEAVYLGIDIFRSRNQYEEITEKPLKIKEKQL